One Photobacterium sp. TY1-4 genomic window carries:
- a CDS encoding VWA domain-containing protein codes for MPDLQSFTLLLSQFHFIRPGWLLTFIPFGGLLYLRWKLEARPAWTDIIPPHLRTALTLGEQGWRRQLPLKLLALIIGLAIVICAGPTWQREASPFGEDKAALVIVLDNSDSMLATDLPPSRLERSKQKIRDLLALRAGGKTGLIVYAGSAHIAMPLTQDSAVFNPFLAAITPEVMPKPGKAAETTLPAIETLLQEHAGGTVLFISDGITPKAIDAFATFFTAHPYQLLVYGAGNPAVVSKNPMDTRALKSLAAQTDGRFVTATVDQDDLTTLNSAIERHMQLNSESAMPWQDMGYPLVALLALLMLLWFRKGWVVQWCFVGYLAAMIFALPTPTVAAVQSSVEPEAAQQSVSRWNRISQWWMDLWLTPDQQGQRLFNQLQYLEAARHYRDPLRKGIAYYYASEFKLAHTEFLEVGSDWGDFYAASALARQREYLAARTLLRELAERPNLDPQLRQGVANNLQVISTLIEDINRMSESQTGTPDGPDASKALGDQPQTAEGAQETATQSLLEQETLNAEQILGSTELADKWLKRVNADPKVFLSSKFMIQLREQEKSP; via the coding sequence ATGCCGGATCTCCAGAGTTTCACCCTGCTGCTGAGCCAGTTTCATTTTATCCGTCCCGGGTGGCTGCTCACATTCATCCCTTTCGGCGGGCTGCTGTACCTGCGCTGGAAACTGGAAGCCAGACCGGCGTGGACGGACATCATCCCGCCTCACCTGCGCACGGCACTCACACTGGGCGAACAGGGCTGGCGGCGGCAATTACCGCTCAAATTACTCGCCTTGATTATCGGGCTGGCCATCGTGATTTGTGCCGGCCCCACCTGGCAGCGGGAAGCCTCCCCTTTCGGTGAAGACAAAGCGGCACTGGTGATTGTGCTGGATAACTCCGACTCCATGTTAGCAACCGACCTGCCGCCCAGCCGTCTGGAACGGTCCAAACAAAAAATCCGGGATCTGCTGGCTTTAAGAGCAGGAGGTAAAACCGGATTGATTGTCTACGCCGGTAGTGCTCACATCGCCATGCCGCTGACCCAGGACAGTGCTGTCTTCAATCCATTTCTGGCCGCGATTACCCCCGAGGTCATGCCCAAACCGGGGAAAGCCGCTGAAACCACACTTCCAGCGATCGAGACACTGCTCCAGGAACACGCCGGAGGCACCGTGCTGTTCATCTCAGACGGGATCACCCCTAAAGCCATTGACGCCTTTGCCACGTTTTTCACCGCGCACCCCTACCAACTTCTGGTTTACGGGGCCGGAAATCCCGCCGTTGTCAGCAAGAACCCGATGGATACCCGGGCCCTCAAATCTCTGGCCGCACAAACCGACGGACGTTTTGTGACCGCAACGGTGGATCAAGACGACCTCACCACACTGAACAGCGCGATTGAACGGCATATGCAGCTCAACAGTGAATCCGCCATGCCCTGGCAAGATATGGGCTATCCGCTCGTCGCCCTACTCGCCCTCCTGATGTTACTGTGGTTCCGCAAAGGCTGGGTTGTCCAGTGGTGTTTTGTCGGGTACCTGGCCGCCATGATATTTGCGCTGCCGACGCCGACAGTCGCAGCCGTCCAGTCGAGCGTCGAACCAGAAGCGGCACAGCAATCGGTCAGCCGTTGGAATCGGATCAGCCAGTGGTGGATGGATTTATGGCTGACACCGGATCAGCAAGGGCAACGCCTGTTCAATCAACTACAATACCTCGAAGCCGCCCGCCACTACCGGGATCCGCTCCGGAAAGGCATCGCTTATTATTATGCCAGTGAGTTCAAACTGGCCCATACCGAGTTCCTGGAAGTGGGCTCCGACTGGGGTGATTTTTATGCCGCCAGTGCGCTGGCCAGACAACGGGAATACCTTGCCGCCAGAACGCTCTTGCGCGAGCTGGCAGAGCGGCCCAATCTGGATCCACAACTCCGGCAAGGGGTCGCCAACAACCTGCAAGTCATTTCCACCCTGATTGAAGATATCAACCGGATGAGCGAAAGCCAGACCGGGACACCCGATGGTCCCGACGCCAGCAAGGCGCTCGGCGATCAACCACAAACCGCCGAGGGCGCGCAGGAAACGGCCACCCAGTCATTGCTGGAACAAGAAACCCTCAACGCCGAACAAATTCTGGGCAGCACCGAGCTGGCCGACAAATGGCTTAAGCGGGTCAATGCCGATCCGAAAGTGTTCCTCAGCTCTAAATTTATGATTCAGCTTCGCGAGCAGGAGAAATCGCCATGA
- a CDS encoding DUF4381 domain-containing protein: MTMPAPPSTYILKAWDDVGLPDTVSWLPQTLGWKILGLLLLAALLSWLSQTARHWWRNRYRREACLVVRRLKAVDSGFEYQLFVILKRVLSYLNPADNLLFGKDFLRRLDAYEPNADHHFSSPLGNRWLESLHTAQYRLSPDEQEQLRARCLDWLNRHRPDPAQAEQP; encoded by the coding sequence ATGACGATGCCTGCGCCTCCCAGCACCTACATCCTCAAGGCATGGGACGATGTCGGCCTGCCGGACACCGTCAGCTGGCTTCCGCAAACCCTGGGTTGGAAAATCCTCGGCCTACTCTTGCTGGCAGCACTATTGTCCTGGCTGAGCCAAACAGCCCGCCACTGGTGGCGAAACCGCTATCGCCGCGAGGCCTGTCTGGTGGTCCGTCGGCTCAAAGCCGTTGATTCCGGGTTTGAGTATCAACTCTTCGTGATCCTCAAACGGGTACTGTCTTATCTCAACCCAGCGGACAATCTCTTGTTCGGGAAAGACTTTCTGCGCAGGTTAGATGCCTACGAGCCCAATGCCGACCATCATTTCAGCAGCCCGCTTGGCAACCGTTGGCTCGAGAGCCTGCACACCGCGCAGTACCGATTGTCACCAGACGAACAAGAACAACTGCGTGCCCGGTGTCTCGACTGGTTAAACCGTCACCGCCCGGATCCGGCCCAAGCGGAGCAACCCTGA
- a CDS encoding DUF58 domain-containing protein, which yields MRLYSEEKDRNVLVCVDQRSQMFFSSQVLMKSVVAAEIAALIGWRVLKDNDRIGFLIASPQRFAHFSAKRSQPHLMRALQQLTDTNQSLNAHSQNAVQVRFSHLTDTLARLRPQSWTIILISDWHDATEADLRQLQYLQRNNNVLGIFVTDPLEASLPQSLHQHAWVVGEGTHQLSLDSAGKVSAASASLSRRAHQTRQQLTHLMALNEMPLVELDTTGQHLQTFQQAIGGYR from the coding sequence GTGCGGCTGTACAGCGAAGAAAAAGACCGAAATGTACTGGTTTGTGTCGATCAGCGCAGCCAGATGTTTTTTTCATCCCAGGTGCTGATGAAATCTGTGGTGGCCGCTGAAATTGCTGCCCTGATCGGCTGGCGGGTGCTGAAAGACAATGACAGGATCGGGTTTCTCATCGCGAGTCCTCAGCGTTTTGCCCACTTTTCGGCCAAGCGCTCTCAGCCGCATCTAATGCGCGCTTTACAGCAACTCACGGACACCAATCAGTCTTTAAATGCGCACAGCCAGAATGCCGTGCAAGTCCGGTTCAGTCATCTGACCGACACCCTTGCCCGGCTGCGGCCACAGTCCTGGACCATCATCCTCATCAGCGACTGGCATGATGCAACCGAGGCAGATCTCCGACAACTGCAATATCTGCAACGCAATAACAATGTCCTCGGGATTTTCGTCACCGATCCGCTGGAAGCATCCCTGCCACAATCACTCCATCAACACGCGTGGGTGGTTGGCGAGGGCACTCACCAACTAAGTCTGGACTCAGCCGGTAAGGTATCCGCCGCTTCGGCCAGCCTCAGCCGACGTGCCCACCAGACGCGGCAGCAACTCACCCACCTCATGGCCCTGAATGAAATGCCGCTGGTCGAACTCGATACCACCGGGCAGCACTTGCAAACCTTTCAGCAAGCCATTGGAGGCTACCGATGA
- a CDS encoding arylsulfatase, whose amino-acid sequence MRKKIIKTLALCSALVAASAFAETDKPNILVFWGDDVGVYNVGAYHHGMMGGQTPNIDRIAKEGALFTDAYAQQSCTAGRASFILGQHPFRTGLLTIGMPGAKEGIMDKDPTIAELLKEQGYTSGQFGKNHLGDQDEHLPTKHGFDEFFGNLYHLNAEEEPESEFYPKDPEFRKKFGPRGVLKSSSDGKVEDTGPLTRNRMENVDQEFLEASLAFMEKAVKDNKPFFIWHNSTRMHVWTHLSEKYQAKSGYGLYADGMMDLDDQVGAMLDKLDELGVADNTIVIFGTDNGAEKFTWPDGGVTPFKGEKGTTWEGGFRVPMLVRWPGKIKPGTVINDIFSQEDWMPTLLAAAGEPEVKEKLLTGYSAAGKTFKAHLDGYNQIDLLTGKGPGARNEIFYFDAGGNLNALRYKDWKIHFSIMEGAINEAYRKTPSWPLLINLRMDPFEVGPDSALYIRHFYADQMWTFVPAQAMVRQFLETFKDFPATKGSSLSIENVLQSMTQQPPNRQ is encoded by the coding sequence ATGCGTAAGAAGATAATCAAGACTTTGGCGCTTTGCAGCGCATTGGTGGCGGCAAGTGCGTTTGCCGAAACGGATAAACCCAATATCCTGGTGTTTTGGGGCGATGACGTCGGTGTGTACAATGTCGGTGCTTATCATCATGGGATGATGGGCGGGCAAACACCGAATATTGATCGTATCGCCAAAGAAGGGGCGCTGTTTACCGATGCCTATGCCCAGCAAAGTTGCACGGCGGGTCGTGCTTCGTTTATTTTGGGCCAGCATCCGTTTCGGACCGGTTTGTTAACGATTGGGATGCCGGGGGCAAAAGAAGGGATCATGGATAAAGATCCGACGATTGCCGAGTTGCTCAAAGAACAAGGTTACACCAGTGGTCAGTTCGGGAAGAATCACCTGGGTGATCAAGACGAGCACTTGCCGACCAAGCACGGGTTTGATGAATTTTTCGGCAACCTCTATCACCTCAACGCAGAAGAAGAGCCGGAATCCGAGTTCTATCCCAAAGATCCGGAGTTTCGGAAAAAATTCGGTCCCCGGGGCGTGTTGAAATCGTCTTCGGACGGCAAAGTGGAAGATACCGGCCCGCTGACCCGCAATCGCATGGAAAATGTGGATCAGGAGTTCTTGGAAGCTAGCCTGGCGTTCATGGAAAAAGCGGTGAAAGACAACAAGCCATTTTTCATCTGGCACAATTCGACCCGGATGCACGTCTGGACGCACTTAAGTGAAAAATATCAGGCGAAATCAGGCTATGGCCTGTATGCCGATGGGATGATGGATCTTGATGATCAGGTCGGGGCAATGCTCGATAAGCTCGATGAGCTCGGGGTCGCTGACAATACCATCGTCATTTTCGGCACCGACAACGGGGCGGAGAAATTTACCTGGCCTGATGGCGGGGTGACGCCGTTCAAAGGGGAAAAAGGAACAACCTGGGAGGGCGGCTTCCGGGTACCGATGCTGGTTCGCTGGCCGGGTAAAATTAAACCGGGTACCGTGATCAATGACATTTTCTCCCAGGAAGACTGGATGCCAACCTTGCTGGCCGCTGCCGGTGAGCCGGAAGTGAAGGAAAAACTGCTGACAGGGTACAGTGCCGCGGGCAAAACCTTTAAAGCCCACCTCGATGGCTATAACCAGATCGACTTGCTGACCGGAAAAGGCCCGGGTGCCCGTAATGAGATTTTTTACTTTGATGCCGGCGGAAACCTCAATGCCCTGCGTTATAAAGACTGGAAAATCCATTTCAGTATTATGGAAGGGGCAATCAACGAAGCGTATCGTAAAACGCCCAGTTGGCCGCTGCTGATTAACCTGCGCATGGATCCGTTCGAAGTTGGTCCGGATTCTGCACTCTATATTCGCCATTTCTATGCCGATCAAATGTGGACCTTCGTTCCGGCGCAGGCGATGGTGCGTCAGTTCCTGGAAACTTTCAAAGACTTCCCGGCAACCAAAGGTAGTTCGTTGAGCATTGAGAATGTGCTCCAGTCCATGACTCAGCAACCACCGAACCGACAGTAA
- a CDS encoding tetratricopeptide repeat protein, whose product MTAVFLKAILIALTVITGITTAFRADASDPAALCGKCHQQQVEAWQQSHHFHAMAPAGPKSILAAFTNEQITYLGRPARFFRQDDQYQVTFIDEHQRQHTLSVVYTFGYRPLQQYLFRAESGKLQLIPFAWDSRSKAEGGQRWFVLHPEQSESDSFHWTQMGQNWNQMCADCHTTNLKKNLHPQSNTYQSTYASVNVSCDACHGAPAQHLAWAQGDQSIKHRGFDTAIKTKTPGFHPDESGALVPVSPLQASRQIETCATCHARRAQLRDRQAPDDLFNAFQPSLITNGLYFPDGQIQDEVYVWGSFVQSKMYQAGVTCTNCHNPHSGQLQQSGNQTCTQCHTSAAYDSEQHHHHQTFGAGNQCVDCHMPATTYMQVDSRRDHSFRVPRPDLSQAIGTPNACNGCHQEQSAQWAKVQLRQWYPDSQHREQQHFATVFHAADQGLLNSHTELSKIAQSSRYPDIIRASALSRMASIPPDRNAMIAIARAVKDNEPLKRMGAITAAESFPLQQRWQLLQPLLDDPRLSIRTEAARALAPVLLPGAPSLSAPESKQLTRVLNEYKSAQLYQADRGYAHTALGNLALSLQEIDEAINHYNKAIAVEPIFVPAYVNLADVFRLKQDETQARDVLTQGLAIAPNAAVLNYAMAMSLVRSQNKPKAATYLQKAAEAEPQSLRYHYTYSLLLKDLGQPKQAIEALERAYHLSPKNPDLVYGLSQSYAELNNYQAALFYAAQLSQLLPDNPQVERYIEQLQARSKR is encoded by the coding sequence GTGACAGCCGTTTTCCTCAAAGCGATCCTGATCGCACTCACTGTAATAACCGGCATAACGACTGCATTCAGGGCCGACGCCAGCGATCCTGCCGCCCTCTGCGGCAAATGCCATCAGCAGCAAGTTGAGGCTTGGCAACAGTCACACCATTTTCACGCCATGGCACCAGCAGGACCCAAGTCGATCCTGGCAGCATTTACAAATGAACAGATCACCTATCTCGGGCGACCCGCCCGCTTTTTTCGCCAGGACGATCAGTATCAGGTGACGTTTATTGATGAGCACCAGCGCCAGCACACGCTGTCTGTCGTCTATACCTTCGGTTATCGTCCGCTCCAGCAGTACCTGTTCCGGGCAGAGAGCGGGAAGTTACAATTGATCCCCTTTGCCTGGGATAGCCGGAGCAAAGCCGAAGGCGGCCAGCGCTGGTTTGTGCTGCACCCGGAGCAATCGGAATCAGACAGCTTCCATTGGACGCAAATGGGTCAGAACTGGAACCAGATGTGCGCGGACTGCCACACCACAAATTTGAAGAAGAACCTTCATCCTCAATCGAACACGTATCAATCCACGTATGCATCCGTCAATGTCAGCTGTGATGCCTGCCATGGCGCTCCCGCCCAGCACCTGGCCTGGGCTCAAGGGGATCAAAGTATCAAACATCGAGGCTTCGACACCGCCATTAAAACCAAGACACCCGGCTTTCACCCGGATGAAAGCGGCGCGCTGGTGCCCGTCTCTCCGCTACAAGCATCCCGGCAAATCGAAACCTGTGCCACTTGTCATGCCAGACGAGCGCAGCTCAGGGATCGCCAAGCGCCTGATGACTTGTTCAACGCCTTTCAACCCAGTCTGATTACCAACGGGCTATATTTTCCCGACGGCCAGATTCAGGATGAGGTCTATGTCTGGGGATCGTTTGTCCAGAGCAAGATGTATCAGGCCGGCGTCACGTGCACCAACTGCCACAACCCTCATTCCGGCCAGTTGCAACAGTCCGGCAATCAAACCTGTACCCAGTGCCATACTTCAGCGGCTTATGATAGTGAACAGCACCATCACCACCAGACATTCGGTGCGGGCAATCAATGCGTCGACTGCCACATGCCGGCAACCACTTACATGCAGGTGGATTCGCGGCGGGATCACAGCTTCCGGGTGCCTCGACCTGATTTAAGCCAGGCTATCGGCACGCCCAATGCCTGCAATGGCTGCCATCAGGAACAATCCGCCCAGTGGGCGAAAGTTCAGTTGCGCCAGTGGTATCCGGACAGTCAGCACCGAGAGCAACAGCATTTTGCCACCGTTTTTCACGCCGCCGATCAGGGGCTGCTCAACAGCCACACCGAGCTGTCCAAGATCGCCCAGAGCAGCCGTTACCCAGATATCATCCGGGCATCCGCACTCAGCCGAATGGCATCAATTCCCCCGGATCGCAATGCCATGATTGCCATTGCCCGGGCCGTAAAAGATAACGAGCCGCTCAAGCGCATGGGGGCAATTACAGCCGCCGAAAGCTTTCCGTTGCAGCAGCGATGGCAGCTCCTTCAACCGCTACTCGACGATCCACGATTGAGCATCCGGACCGAGGCGGCCCGAGCGCTGGCCCCAGTGCTGTTACCGGGAGCACCCTCGCTATCGGCTCCGGAATCCAAGCAACTGACTCGCGTGCTGAACGAATACAAAAGCGCACAACTGTATCAGGCGGATCGGGGCTACGCCCACACAGCGCTCGGCAACCTCGCGCTGAGCCTGCAGGAGATCGACGAAGCCATCAACCACTACAACAAAGCCATAGCCGTTGAACCGATCTTCGTGCCCGCCTATGTGAATCTGGCCGATGTTTTCCGGCTCAAACAGGATGAAACACAAGCCCGGGATGTGCTCACCCAAGGCCTGGCGATTGCCCCAAACGCTGCTGTACTCAACTACGCCATGGCCATGAGTCTGGTTCGCAGCCAGAACAAGCCTAAAGCCGCGACGTATTTGCAAAAAGCGGCGGAGGCTGAGCCGCAAAGCCTGCGCTATCACTACACCTATTCGCTGTTGCTCAAAGATCTCGGCCAGCCCAAGCAGGCCATTGAGGCGCTGGAGCGCGCGTATCACCTCTCGCCGAAAAACCCGGATTTAGTGTACGGCCTGTCGCAGTCCTATGCTGAACTCAACAACTACCAGGCCGCCTTGTTTTATGCCGCGCAGCTCAGCCAACTCCTGCCGGACAATCCCCAGGTTGAGCGCTACATTGAGCAGCTTCAAGCCCGGTCTAAGCGCTAG
- a CDS encoding sensor domain-containing diguanylate cyclase has translation MASLLNPKVDLRKLILLLTIASVLITLSNALYSIYKVQRDLLLEKTLNANQVYAVKMAETTDIFIEAAQEQLEYSAGILSRAMRDEAVLMSEADRLRRQTKTFNSVYVVNAQGVIVAVSPETLEVKGAQLSSENSLRPLQAQRPIVTDPYISLAGNYLISISNPIFSAQGEYLGYIAGTIYLEKQNIIASILGKHSYKDGSYLYVVDRTKTLIHHPDKARIGLMIPDNVAINTVLTGEKGAKDITNHLGIDMSAGYAPVESTGWGIVAQRPKSATLSELDAQMADVFVKTIPIGLVTLLGIWISSIFISRPLWQLASGVRSMERAETVEHIRQIRSWYFEAAHLKAAITRGFGLMSRKINQLDLDSHTDPMTGLLNRRGMLKALDVFDEKQQPFSVVALDIDFFKQVNDSYGHDVGDEVISIIANLMREQARRDDILCRSGGEEFLIFLADTSPETAFEVAERLRHVVEAFEIPIVGHVSISVGIAYWPGRAVNIHAAMKQADNALYDAKANGRNRTEICAELLCAEAS, from the coding sequence ATGGCTTCACTGCTGAACCCGAAAGTTGATCTGCGTAAACTGATTTTGTTGCTGACCATCGCCAGTGTACTGATCACCCTGAGCAATGCCTTATATTCCATCTATAAAGTGCAACGTGATCTGCTATTAGAAAAAACGCTGAATGCCAATCAGGTCTATGCGGTGAAGATGGCAGAGACCACAGATATTTTTATTGAAGCAGCGCAAGAGCAATTGGAATACAGCGCCGGTATCCTGAGCCGGGCGATGCGGGATGAGGCGGTGCTGATGTCTGAAGCCGACCGCTTACGCCGGCAAACCAAAACATTTAATTCCGTGTACGTTGTGAACGCCCAAGGGGTCATTGTTGCGGTCTCTCCGGAAACTCTGGAAGTCAAAGGGGCACAACTTTCGTCGGAAAATTCATTACGGCCGTTGCAAGCCCAGCGCCCTATCGTTACTGATCCCTATATATCGCTGGCCGGGAACTACCTCATCAGTATTTCAAACCCTATTTTTTCCGCCCAGGGCGAGTATCTGGGGTATATCGCCGGGACGATTTATCTGGAAAAGCAAAATATTATTGCCAGTATCCTGGGCAAGCATAGTTATAAGGATGGCTCTTATCTGTATGTGGTCGACCGGACGAAAACCTTGATCCACCATCCTGATAAAGCGCGGATTGGCCTGATGATCCCCGATAATGTGGCCATTAATACCGTGTTGACCGGCGAGAAAGGGGCCAAGGATATTACAAACCATTTGGGGATCGACATGTCTGCCGGTTATGCCCCGGTTGAAAGCACCGGTTGGGGGATTGTGGCCCAGCGGCCAAAATCCGCGACGTTGTCGGAGCTGGATGCTCAAATGGCAGATGTGTTTGTGAAAACGATCCCGATCGGGCTGGTGACGCTGTTGGGGATCTGGATTTCATCTATTTTTATTTCGCGGCCGTTGTGGCAACTGGCGAGTGGGGTGCGCTCCATGGAGCGTGCCGAAACGGTCGAGCATATCCGGCAAATTCGCTCCTGGTATTTTGAAGCGGCGCACCTGAAAGCGGCGATCACCCGGGGGTTTGGCCTGATGTCCCGTAAGATCAACCAACTGGATTTAGACAGCCATACCGATCCCATGACCGGGTTACTCAATCGGCGCGGCATGCTCAAAGCCCTGGATGTTTTTGATGAAAAACAGCAGCCGTTTTCGGTGGTGGCGTTGGACATTGATTTTTTTAAACAGGTGAATGATTCCTACGGCCATGATGTGGGTGATGAGGTTATTTCGATTATTGCAAACCTGATGCGTGAGCAAGCACGGCGGGATGATATTCTTTGTCGTTCCGGTGGTGAGGAATTTCTGATCTTCCTGGCCGATACCAGTCCGGAGACCGCCTTTGAAGTTGCTGAGCGGTTGCGGCATGTGGTTGAGGCGTTCGAGATCCCGATTGTCGGACATGTCTCGATTTCTGTTGGCATTGCTTATTGGCCGGGACGTGCCGTCAATATTCATGCGGCGATGAAACAGGCCGATAATGCCTTGTATGACGCCAAGGCGAATGGCCGCAACAGGACTGAAATTTGTGCCGAATTGTTGTGTGCGGAAGCGAGCTGA
- a CDS encoding HAD family hydrolase, whose product MASTTDPLPSWQDSAVKKQIIAFVTQTTTPGSDDFIAVADRIATFDNDGTLWSEKPIYLQVYFAIDRVKAMADQHPEWKTTEPFASLLKGDIEALSAQGLDGIMKLVMASHGNMTTEAFHQAVRDWLKTAKHPTTGKPYTDMVYQPMLELLDYLRANDYQTFIVSGGGIEFMRVWAPEVYQIPTANIVGTTLKAEYTYIDGKPVIRRLSELDFVNDKAVKPVTIQNFIGKRPVMAFGNSDGDLQMLQWTKTGPGPRLSLIIHHTDDKREWAYDRDSSVGRLDKSFEVGKKEGWLFVDMKNDWKTIYKP is encoded by the coding sequence ATGGCATCAACCACAGATCCCCTGCCCTCCTGGCAGGATTCTGCAGTTAAAAAACAAATTATCGCGTTTGTCACCCAGACCACAACACCAGGCTCGGATGACTTCATCGCCGTCGCGGACCGCATCGCAACCTTCGACAATGACGGGACTTTGTGGTCGGAGAAGCCGATTTACCTACAGGTCTATTTTGCGATCGACCGGGTCAAAGCGATGGCGGATCAACACCCGGAGTGGAAGACCACCGAGCCTTTCGCATCCTTGCTTAAAGGTGATATCGAAGCCCTCAGCGCTCAGGGGCTTGACGGGATCATGAAGCTGGTGATGGCTTCACATGGCAACATGACCACCGAAGCGTTTCATCAAGCCGTGCGCGACTGGCTCAAAACAGCTAAGCACCCAACTACCGGTAAACCCTATACCGACATGGTTTACCAACCGATGTTGGAGCTGCTCGATTATCTCCGGGCAAATGACTATCAAACCTTCATTGTCTCCGGCGGCGGGATTGAATTCATGCGGGTCTGGGCACCAGAGGTCTATCAAATTCCGACCGCCAACATTGTCGGTACCACCCTCAAAGCCGAGTACACCTATATCGACGGTAAACCGGTTATCCGCCGGCTGTCAGAGCTGGATTTTGTCAACGATAAGGCGGTGAAACCAGTGACTATCCAGAACTTTATCGGCAAGCGCCCGGTCATGGCCTTCGGCAACTCCGATGGGGATTTACAAATGTTGCAATGGACCAAAACCGGTCCCGGACCACGCCTGTCATTAATCATCCACCATACCGATGACAAGCGGGAATGGGCCTACGATAGAGACTCCTCCGTCGGCCGATTAGACAAGTCCTTTGAGGTCGGCAAAAAAGAAGGCTGGCTCTTCGTCGATATGAAAAATGACTGGAAGACGATTTACAAACCCTGA
- a CDS encoding VWA domain-containing protein yields the protein MLGASLSLTCPHWLWLLPLPLLIHWLVPAYRTRRTATKVPFFQLLIDALGEPPTQGAMQLQPRPWQRLILIIAWGMTLLALTKPTLLGEPQTREKIGRDLMVVLDLSGSMAETDFSTPEGQQITRLDAAKHVLTDFVAERTGDRLGLILFGDAAFVQTPFTADLQAWQTLLDQTEVAMAGESTALGDAIGLAIKVFEDTPVDSTLPDPERQKVAIVLTDGNDTGSFVAPVDAAKVAAAKSVRIHVIAMGDPDTVGEQAMDMTIINRIARATGGQAFQAMDSQALQQAYDAINTLEPQLYESTTYRPKVSLHHALIIAVLLMYLVAFSFATYRRLRQANVAPEER from the coding sequence ATGCTCGGCGCCAGCCTGTCGCTCACCTGCCCGCACTGGCTCTGGCTACTGCCCCTGCCGCTGCTGATCCACTGGCTGGTCCCGGCCTATCGCACACGCCGGACGGCAACGAAAGTTCCTTTCTTTCAGCTGCTGATTGATGCGCTGGGTGAGCCGCCCACCCAGGGCGCCATGCAATTACAGCCCCGCCCCTGGCAGCGGCTGATCCTGATCATCGCCTGGGGCATGACGCTGCTTGCACTCACCAAGCCAACCCTCCTGGGAGAGCCGCAAACCCGGGAGAAGATTGGCCGGGATCTGATGGTTGTGCTGGATCTGTCCGGGTCAATGGCCGAAACGGACTTCAGCACGCCGGAAGGCCAGCAGATCACCCGGCTGGATGCAGCCAAGCACGTACTGACCGATTTTGTTGCTGAGCGAACCGGAGATCGGCTGGGGTTGATCCTGTTCGGTGACGCCGCCTTTGTCCAAACCCCATTCACCGCCGATCTGCAAGCCTGGCAAACCCTGCTCGACCAAACTGAGGTGGCAATGGCCGGTGAAAGTACCGCGCTGGGGGATGCGATTGGCCTGGCCATCAAGGTGTTTGAGGACACCCCTGTTGATAGCACCCTCCCCGATCCCGAACGCCAGAAGGTCGCCATCGTGCTCACCGACGGCAATGATACCGGGAGCTTCGTCGCCCCAGTGGATGCCGCCAAAGTCGCTGCCGCCAAAAGCGTGCGGATCCACGTCATCGCCATGGGCGATCCGGATACGGTCGGCGAACAAGCGATGGATATGACGATCATCAACCGCATCGCTCGGGCAACCGGCGGGCAGGCTTTTCAGGCCATGGACAGCCAGGCGCTGCAACAGGCCTATGATGCCATCAACACACTGGAGCCCCAGCTTTATGAGAGCACCACCTACCGGCCCAAAGTCTCGTTGCATCACGCGCTCATCATCGCCGTGCTGTTGATGTATCTCGTTGCCTTTTCTTTCGCGACCTACCGTCGGCTGCGCCAGGCCAACGTTGCGCCGGAGGAGCGCTGA